The proteins below come from a single Thermopolyspora flexuosa genomic window:
- a CDS encoding NAD(P) transhydrogenase subunit alpha — MSSEFVTDLTIFVLSLLVGFEVISKVPTTLHTPLMSAANSIHGIVLAGTILIAATASDLVGYVIAFVACVFAAMNVVGGYVVTDRMLEMFKPPAARKVRQAAANGSAEVTR, encoded by the coding sequence GTGAGTTCCGAGTTCGTCACCGACCTCACCATCTTCGTGCTCAGCCTGCTGGTCGGCTTCGAGGTGATCAGCAAGGTGCCCACCACCTTGCACACCCCGCTTATGTCGGCCGCCAACTCCATCCACGGGATCGTGCTCGCGGGCACGATCCTCATCGCGGCCACCGCCTCCGACCTCGTCGGGTACGTGATCGCGTTCGTCGCCTGCGTGTTCGCCGCGATGAACGTGGTCGGCGGCTACGTGGTCACCGACCGCATGCTCGAGATGTTCAAACCGCCGGCGGCCCGTAAGGTTCGGCAGGCCGCCGCGAACGGCTCGGCCG
- a CDS encoding Re/Si-specific NAD(P)(+) transhydrogenase subunit alpha — protein MVALRVGVGRETAAGERRVALVPDAVGRLREMGLDVLIESGAGTAAWHPDSAYGEAGAEVVSTAELYERADIIVTVRRPDTAALRAGQTVIGMLRPFGDPDYVRELAARNVTAIAFEGLPRTISAAQTMDAMTSQDNIAGYKAAVLAAATYGRFFPLLVTAAGTARPAQVLVLGAGVAGLQAIGTARRLGAVVTGYDIRPEAEGDITSLGAQFLRLGSGPQGSGTGGYARALTPEEQRAQQEELARHIARHDVVITTARVPGRRPPLLVTEAALKGMRAGSVVVDLAASDLGGNVEGSRPGETIVTDDGVTVIGAADLAATMPSAASTAYSSNVRALLGHLIRDGALAIDLNDPIQAGVVITHAGEVVHPAFGGDS, from the coding sequence ATGGTCGCGCTCAGGGTCGGGGTCGGCAGAGAGACGGCGGCGGGTGAGCGGCGGGTCGCGCTCGTTCCCGACGCCGTCGGCCGCCTGCGGGAAATGGGCCTGGACGTACTGATCGAGTCAGGCGCCGGCACAGCGGCCTGGCATCCCGACAGCGCGTACGGCGAGGCCGGGGCGGAGGTGGTGTCCACGGCCGAGCTGTACGAGCGCGCGGACATCATCGTCACTGTGCGCCGGCCCGACACGGCCGCGCTGCGTGCGGGCCAGACCGTGATCGGCATGCTGCGTCCCTTCGGCGATCCGGACTACGTCCGCGAGCTCGCCGCCAGGAACGTCACCGCGATCGCCTTCGAAGGACTGCCGCGCACGATCAGCGCCGCCCAGACCATGGACGCGATGACCTCCCAGGACAACATCGCCGGGTACAAGGCGGCGGTGCTCGCCGCCGCCACGTACGGCCGGTTCTTCCCGCTGCTCGTCACCGCCGCGGGCACCGCCCGCCCGGCCCAGGTGCTCGTGCTCGGCGCGGGCGTGGCCGGGCTGCAGGCGATCGGTACGGCCCGCCGGCTCGGCGCCGTGGTCACCGGATACGACATCCGCCCCGAGGCCGAGGGCGACATCACCTCGCTTGGCGCCCAGTTCCTGCGGCTCGGCTCGGGCCCGCAGGGCTCCGGCACCGGCGGGTACGCCCGCGCGCTCACCCCCGAGGAGCAGCGGGCTCAGCAGGAGGAGCTCGCCCGGCACATCGCCCGCCACGACGTGGTGATCACCACCGCGCGGGTGCCCGGGCGCCGTCCGCCGCTGCTCGTCACCGAGGCCGCGCTCAAGGGCATGCGGGCCGGGTCGGTCGTCGTCGACCTGGCCGCGAGCGACCTGGGCGGCAACGTCGAGGGCTCCCGCCCCGGCGAGACGATCGTCACCGACGACGGCGTCACGGTGATCGGCGCCGCCGACCTCGCCGCCACCATGCCGTCGGCGGCGTCGACGGCGTACTCCAGCAACGTCCGCGCACTCCTCGGCCACCTGATCCGGGACGGCGCTCTCGCGATCGACCTGAACGACCCGATCCAGGCCGGGGTCGTGATAACCCACGCGGGCGAGGTCGTCCACCCCGCGTTCGGAGGTGACTCGTGA